CATCGGCTCGATCAACGACCATTGAGCATCCGAGAGCGACTGAAACCGTGACACGTGTTCAAGGCTCTCAGTCCGCAGACGCACCCTCGGTCAGCCGCGCCCTAGTAGTTCAGCGCCGACAGCGCATCCCTGGCGTCGTTCACGGATACGCCACCAGCCACCGCGAGCAATGCCGCGCGCCAGCCAGCCGCGAGCACCTGACCCACCGGCTCCTTGCGCGGCGCAAGGAGCTGGTGGAGCATTTCCACCAGCAGATCGTCTTCAGCGCCGAGAGGCGGCTGGGCGAGCAGGTGTAGGAATCCTTGCCCGGTTGCGAAATCGAACCCGACCTGCAGCGCGGCACGCACCGCGTGCTGCCTCGCGAACTCGGCAGCGCCTTCCATGCGGTCGATCAGCCTTCGTTCGACGTCGCGCCGAACGAAGGCGTACAGGCCGAGCTTGCTGCCGAAGTGATGGTAGATCGCTCCGGTGGTCACGTCGGCCGCGGCGGCGAGCTCACCGACCGTCACATCGCCAAAGGGGCGTGCGCCGAACTCATTGACCGCCGCGAGCGCCAGACGCCCCTTCGGCGAAGTTGAGATCGGAATCCACTCGCGCATAACCACATAATGCCATTATGCTCTGAGGAAAAGCCGCTACGACTCGAAAGTGATGGACCCATGAAGCTCGAACTCCTCTTCTTGCCGACCACCGACCTTGACGCCACGCTCGCGACTTATCGCGATCTCGGATTCGAGGAGGTCTGGCGCGAAGGCGACAGCACCGCCGCCATCACTCTTCCCGGAAGCGAAGTGCAGATCATGCTCGACTCGAACGATCCGACCGCAGTCGCAGGGCCGATGCTCGTGGTGGACAACGTGCAGACGTTCCATGACGCCCGACCGGCGGCGCTCGAAGTCCTGCAAGCACCCGCAGAGATCCCCGACGGGTTCATGGCGACCTACCGCGACGCGGGCGGCACCACCATCTACGTACTCGACCAATCGACCGCGGGCTGAATCCTCTACCGTGCCGCTGTCCTCATCCACGCTGCTATCGCTTGGGCCCGGGCTTTGTCAGACACGCCCTAGCTGGTTTTGGTCTGGGCTTTTCCTGGCCCCGCTGCTCGGCGCCGCTATCGCCGGTGCCACCTACCGGCTGATCTTCCCGGAATACTCCGATCATGTCCTCGAGGACATCGGAGCCACCACCGGCGAGGTGGCGCGCGACGTGCGGTAGGCACGGCGTCGAAAAGCACAACGGGCCCCCACCTGGCAGAAGGTGGGGCCCGTCGTCGATTTCGCGGAAGGTCAGCCCTTGACCGCTCCGGAGATGCCGGAGACGATGTAGCGCTGCAGCACGATGAACAGCAGCACCACGGGGGCGGCGGCGATGACCGCGCCGGCGGTGAACACGCCCCAGTTCTCGCCGAATTGGACGGCCACGAACTGGTACAGGCCGACGGCCAGGGTCCACTTGTCCGGGTCCTGGAGCACGATCTGCGCCATGAGGAAGTCGGAGAAGCTGGCCACGAAAGCGAGCATGCCCACCACCACCAGGGACGGGGTGATCAGCGGGAGGATGATCCGCCAGTACACCTGGGAATGGGTGGCGCCGTCGATGTAGGCGGCCTTGTCGATCTCCGTGGGGACGGTGTTGAAGAAGCCGAACATGAGGAACGTGTTCGACCCGAGCGAACCGCCGAGGTAGATGAGGATGAGGCCCGGCAGGGAGTTCAGCCCCAGCCACGGGTACACCGACTTGATGGAGAACAGCAGCAGGAAGATGGCCACGAAGGCCAGCAGCTGCGGGAACATCTGGATGATGAGCAGGGCGATGAGGCCCGGGCGGCGCGCCTTGAAACGGTAGCGGGAGAAGGCGTAGGCGGCGGCCGCGCCCATGAGCACCGTGCCGATCGCCGTGACCGAGGACACGACCATCGAGTTGATGAACCACTTCATGTACGGGTGCTGCTCGTCGGTGAGCAGGTTCTGGTAGTTCTCCGGCCCGATGGACTGGAAGAGCTGGTTCGACCCCGTCAGAGTGCCCTCGGAGGACAGGGACGCCGAGACGACGTAGAGGATGGGGAACAGGGCGTAGATGATGATGAGCCAGGCGACGATGTGCCGCCAGCCGCCGCGGCGGAACTGCAGCCACGGGGAGCGTCGGTTGCGTTGGAAGTCATCGGCGGAGGCCCGTGACGTCCCCGGTGTCTGTGGTGCGCTGGTGGGGGTGGACATCAGTCGATCTCCTTCAGCGAGTTGGAGCGGATGAGCGTGACGGCGGAGACGATGGCCACCATGATGAAGATCATCAGGGAGATCGCGGAGGCCACGCCGTACTGGTTCTCACCCGAGGCGAACGCGATCTTGTACACGAAGCTGATGAGGATGTCGGTGGCGCCGACGCCGGTGGGCGAGTCGAGGTCACGTGGCCCACCGCCGGTGAGCAGGTAGATGACGTTGAAGTTGTTGAAGTTCATGGCGAAGCTGGCCACGAGCAGCGGGCCCACGGCGATCATGAGCAGCGGGAGGGTGATCTTCCGGAACGTGGTCCAGGCACCCGCGCCGTCGATCTTCGCGGCCTTGTACACGTCGTCCGGGATGGACTGCAGGGCGCCGGTGGTCACGAGGAACATGTACGGGAAGCCCAGCCACAGGTTGACAATGAGCGTGGACAGCCGTGCCAGCCAGGGATCACCGAGCCAGTTGATGTCCGCCCCGCCGAAGAGCACCTGGTTGAAGAAGCCGAAGTCCGTGTTGAGCAGACCCGCCCAGATGAGGATGGACAGGAACGCCGGGAACGCGTAGGGCATGATCACCAGCGCACGGTAGAAGCCGCGCAGCCGCATGTTCGGGTCATTGAACAGCAGGGCCATGAGCAGACCCGCGAAGAAGGTCAGCGCCACCGACAGGAACGCGAACGCGAAGGTCCACGCCGTCACCGACAGGAAGGGCCCCGCGTACGTCGAGTCGGAGAACACCTGGGTGAAGTTGGACAGGCCGACGTTGACGCGCCACCCGGGGATGAGTTCCTCGCCGGCGTCCGACTGGAAGGAGCCGGTGTCGTTCGGGCGGTACTCGGTACCGTCCTGCGCGACGAAGGCGTCCTTCTCCTCGTCGTAGGACATGGTGGAGACATAGCTTGTCGACGTCCGCGCGTCATTCGTCCGCAGCACGTCACCGTCCGCCGTGCCGGAGCCGACACGGATGTCCAGGACATCCTCCTGTCGCTGCATCGCCTCCTGCCGGTCGAGGACCTCCCAGCCTTCGAGCGCGGTGACCCGGCCGTCGGTCACCTCGGTGTCCCCGGTGCTCACGGGGGCGAGGTCCTCGCCGTTGCGGGCGGCGAGGACACCGTCGTCGGTGACCACGGCCAGGCCGAGTTCGTCGCCGTCGTCGATGACGCTCACCGGCCAGGACGGCGCGCCGGGCACGGGCTCGTCGTACTTGAGCTCGAGGGCGGCGATGGCGTCCTCCTTCGAGGAGTTGTGGCCGTCGCCGTAGTTGGTGAACGCGATGCCCGCGGTGTAGATGACCACGAACACCTGGAAGATGAGCAGCATCACGGCCGCGGGGAAGAGGTACTTCCACGGCAGCATCCGCTTGTCGCCCCAGAAGTAGACGACGTCCGCCGCGATGAGCGCGACGACGAGGAACGCGAGGATTCCCCACTGCTCCGACAGCCAGGAGGCGGCGATGCCGTAGAAGCCGAAGGCGTTGACTGCCGCCATGAGCAGCAGTTTGATCCACAGGCCACCGCCGCTGCGGCGCCGGCCGGGGGTGCTGGTTCGGGTATCGAGTGCGCCGGTCATGCGTCGATCGCCCTCTCAATGTTGGTGATCATGGTGTCCCACAGGGTGGTCGGGTCGCCGGCACCGGTGACGATGCCGTTCTGGGTGCTGCCCCAGAAGTTCCACACCGCACCCATCGCGGGGATGGACGGCATGGGGGCGCCGTCCTCCTGGGCGATGCGGGCGTATTCGGCGAGCACGGGATCCCCCATGCCGGCCAGGGCCTCCGTGTTGGCGGGTGGGCGTTGGTTGTTGGCGAACAGCTCCAGCTGGACGTCACGTTCGGACAGGTAGTTCAGTGCCAGGTCCCGGGCCGCCAGCGGCGACGCGGAGTTGGCGTTGACCATGAACGAGGACACGCCCACGAAGGGGACGGCGGGCTGGCCACCGGCGGAGGGCACCGAGAGCACCTCGATGTCCATCCCGGCCGCCTGGATGTCCGGCAGGTTCCATGGCCCGGCGATGAAGTACGGGGATTCACCGTCGATGAACGCCTGCTTGGAGATGTCCGGGGTCATGGTGATGATGAGGTCCCGGTTGCGTCCCAGCTCGGCGAGGTAGGTGGCGAAGGCGCGGCCCTCCTCACCACCCATGCCCAGTTCCGCGGTGTACGCGCCGTCGGCGTCGCGCTCGAAGACCTCGGCGCCGAAGGAGGACTGGATGGGGTAGAGGTGGTACGGGTCGCCCGAGGCCTCCGACTGGCTGGTGGTGAAGGGGTACTGTGCGACGCCCTCGTCCATCAGCCGGTGCCCCTCCCGCAGGAGGTCATCGAAATCGGTCGGCGTGTGCCGGGTCATCTCGTTGTTGCGGAGCAGGGCGACGTTCTCGATGATGAACGGCACGCCGTAGTAGCGGCCGTCGTAGGTGACGGCCTGCAGGGCGATGTCGACGAACGTCTCCTCCGGGTTGATGAGGTCCAGGGGCGAGACGGCACCGTTGTTGACCACCTGTCCCAGCACGTCATGCGGGGCGACGATGAGGTCCGGTCCCTCGCCGGTGGGCACCTGGGTGAGGAAGTCCGAGAGCATCTGCCCGTTGTAGTTGCGCTGGATCACACGGATGTCCACCCCCGTGTCCGCCGAGAACCGCTCCGCCACCTTCTCCAGGCCGGGAACCTCGTACTGGCTGGCCCAGATGGTCAACGGACGGGTGCCGCCGAGCAGCGGGGCAGCCCCGGACGCCCCGGAACCGGCGGAACCGCAGGCGGCGAGACCGGAGGTCACCGCCGTGAGCCCGGCGAGTTTGAGGAAGGAGCGGCGGTCGAATCCGGGCGTCATGACACCGTCTCCTGCCGCAGCGAGTCGCCGCTCTCCCCGTCGAACAGGTGCAGGGAGCGGGGATCGAACCACAGGTTCATCTGCATGCCAGGGCGAACCTGGCTGGCGTTGGTCACCCGGGCGACCAGCTCACCACCGAGATCGTCGACCCCGGCGTCCTGCGCCGCCTCCCGCAGATGGTCGGCCGGGGCGTGGCGCTCCGGGGCCCGGAAGTGGATGAAGCGGTCCGCACCCGTCGACTCGACCATGTCGAGGGTCACCTCGATGGTGGTTCCCCGGTCGGCGACGGCCGGGTCGACGAGGTAGGCGTCGTCGAAGTCTTCCGGACGGATGCCCAGGATGACGGACTCACCCGTCGCCCGGGTCGCCAGTGCGGCCAGCTCCTCCGGCAGGCGGATGTCGCCGAAACCGGTGGCCACCGTGGTCCGGTCAATGAGACGACCCGGGACGAAGTTCATCGACGGGGAGCCGATGAACCCGGCGACGAAGAGGTTCCGCGGGTTGCGGTAGAGCTCATCGGGGCTGCCGGCCTGCTGGATGACCCCCTTGCGCATGACCACCACCCGATCGCCGAGAGTCATGGCCTCGGTCTGGTCGTGGGTGACGTAGACGGTGGTGACGCCGAGATCCTTCTGCAGTCGGGCTATCTCGCCGCGCATCTGCACCCGCAGCTTCGCGTCGAGGTTGGACAGCGGCTCATCCATGAGGAAGACCTTGGGGCGCCGGACGATGGCGCGTCCCATGGCCACCCGCTGTCGCTGGCCGCCCGAGAGCTGGGCAGGCTTCCGGTCCAGGTACTCGTCCAGTCCGAGCGAGGCGGAGACCTCGGCGATCTTCTCGTTGACCTCCGACTTCGGCAGATGAGCGAGCTTGAGGGGAAACGCGATGTTCTCCCGCACCGTCATGTGCGGGTACAGCGCGTAGGACTGGAAGACCATGGCGATGTCGCGGTCCCGGGCGGACAGGTCATTGACCACCTTCCCGTCGATCCGCATTTCTCCGCCGGTGATGTCCTCCAGTCCGGCGATCATGTTGAGGAGGGTGGACTTGCCGCAACCGGACGGTCCGACGAGGATGACGAACTCCCCGTCCTCGATGTCCAGGTTGACGTCCGTGATGGCGTGATAGCCATTGGGATAGAGCTTGTCCAGATGGTCAAGAGTGATGGTGGCCAATTCCGTTTCCTTCCGACGGGGACAGGTAGCCCCAACGATTCGGGCGTTAATGCCGACGTTAAACGGTTCCATGCCTGACCGTGGCTACTTGGGATATGCATTGAATAACATTTGTCGGTGGTCCCTGTGAGGGCTTCCGTTATGGGTACTGGTGGGCGCTGTTGATGCTGGATGTAGGGACGGGTGGCGGATTTCCGGGGAGGGGAGTACGGTGGTCCCCGTAGATGGGTACACGTCAACAACTTTCTGAGGAGAAACACATGTCCAAGCTGTCCACCGCTATCCTCCGTGCCGTCCCGGGCGCCTTCATCGCCAACTCCGGCATCGGCAAGATCGGCATGCCCGCCGAGTACTCCGCCGGCGTCCAGCAGGCCGCCGCCTCCGGCATCCCGGCCGCCGCGAAGCTGCCGGCCGACAAGTTCGGCACCTATCTCGGCTACGCGGAGACCGCCATCGGCGCATCCCTGCTGGCCCCCTTCGTGTCCAGCAAGCTCGCCGGCGCGGGCCTGGCCGCCTTCTCCGGTGGCCTGCTCACCATGTACTTCCGCAACCCGGAGAACACCGAGGCTGACGGCATCCGCCCCTCCCAGGAGGGCCTGTCCCTGTCCAAGGACGTCTTCATGCTCGCCATCGGTCTCGCGCTGATGGCCCAGGGTAAGAACAAGTAACCCGGTTCCGGGCGTTCGTTCCGGCCCCGTCCTCCATCGCGGAGGGCGGGGCCGTTGTGTTGGGCGGGCCGGGCTGGAGTTGGCCGGTGGGGTGGCCGGTGGGGCTGGTGGGCCGCTCGGGGAATGCGGCACGGCCGGGCTCATGTCCTGGCCGATCCGGGGTCGAGTCGTGCTGCGTCTCGGAATGTGCCGGGGGTGGGAAAGGGGGGGGGGCCGGTGGGGCATTGAGGGTATCCCCTGGAGATGTCTCGGGGATGCGGGGAGATTTCACTGGTCACCCGGGATTGTCCTGGTGAGGGGAATGTCAGGCCCGCTAAATATGTGTCATTGGACACCCTTTCCTGAGTAAGGTGAGCCAAAGCAATATCCTGAAGTGGGCGTTCCGGCACTGCCCGTCACCTCGCAGTTTGGGGGCGGCGGGGGTGGTAGGGGATGATTTTCCCGAAGATAGGCTTGGCTCACTAAGGGTAGGCTTGTATAATTCCGTCTTAGGGTGCCCTAACCTAACTTGCAGGGCGCCAGTTTCCGTTCCGACCGTAAAGGACATCATGGCCAAGATCCGCCACTCCCTCGTTGCCGCCGTCGCCGCCGCCGGCCTGCTGCTCACCGCCTGCAGCTCCACTGACGACACCTCGACCGACGCCTCCGCCAGCAACGCCGCCGCCGCGGAATCGACGATCACCGTCGAGGACAACTACGGCACCCAGGAGATCACCCTCCCCGTGGAGAAGGTCGTCGCCACCGACAACCGCTCCTTCGAGATCCTCGACAGCTGGGGTGTCGAGCTGGTGGCCGCGCCGAAGCAGCTCGTCCCCTTCACCGTCGAGAACTACAAGAACGACGAGGGCATCATCGATCTGGGCACGCACCGCGAGCCGAACCTCGAGGCACTCGCCGCGGCCCAGCCCGACCTGGTGGTCAACGGTCAGCGCTTCGCACAGCACCACGACGACATCGTCAAGCTGGCTCCGGAGGCGGCCGTCGTCGAGTTCGAGCCGCGTGAGGGCGAGCCGCTCGACGCCGAGCTCAAGCGCCAGGTCACCGAGCTGGGCAAGATCTTCGGCAAGGAGTCCGAGGCCGAGCAGCTCGTCGCCGACTTCGACGAGG
Above is a window of Corynebacterium suedekumii DNA encoding:
- a CDS encoding sugar ABC transporter permease, whose protein sequence is MSTPTSAPQTPGTSRASADDFQRNRRSPWLQFRRGGWRHIVAWLIIIYALFPILYVVSASLSSEGTLTGSNQLFQSIGPENYQNLLTDEQHPYMKWFINSMVVSSVTAIGTVLMGAAAAYAFSRYRFKARRPGLIALLIIQMFPQLLAFVAIFLLLFSIKSVYPWLGLNSLPGLILIYLGGSLGSNTFLMFGFFNTVPTEIDKAAYIDGATHSQVYWRIILPLITPSLVVVGMLAFVASFSDFLMAQIVLQDPDKWTLAVGLYQFVAVQFGENWGVFTAGAVIAAAPVVLLFIVLQRYIVSGISGAVKG
- a CDS encoding ABC transporter permease subunit, which gives rise to MTGALDTRTSTPGRRRSGGGLWIKLLLMAAVNAFGFYGIAASWLSEQWGILAFLVVALIAADVVYFWGDKRMLPWKYLFPAAVMLLIFQVFVVIYTAGIAFTNYGDGHNSSKEDAIAALELKYDEPVPGAPSWPVSVIDDGDELGLAVVTDDGVLAARNGEDLAPVSTGDTEVTDGRVTALEGWEVLDRQEAMQRQEDVLDIRVGSGTADGDVLRTNDARTSTSYVSTMSYDEEKDAFVAQDGTEYRPNDTGSFQSDAGEELIPGWRVNVGLSNFTQVFSDSTYAGPFLSVTAWTFAFAFLSVALTFFAGLLMALLFNDPNMRLRGFYRALVIMPYAFPAFLSILIWAGLLNTDFGFFNQVLFGGADINWLGDPWLARLSTLIVNLWLGFPYMFLVTTGALQSIPDDVYKAAKIDGAGAWTTFRKITLPLLMIAVGPLLVASFAMNFNNFNVIYLLTGGGPRDLDSPTGVGATDILISFVYKIAFASGENQYGVASAISLMIFIMVAIVSAVTLIRSNSLKEID
- a CDS encoding ABC transporter ATP-binding protein, translated to MATITLDHLDKLYPNGYHAITDVNLDIEDGEFVILVGPSGCGKSTLLNMIAGLEDITGGEMRIDGKVVNDLSARDRDIAMVFQSYALYPHMTVRENIAFPLKLAHLPKSEVNEKIAEVSASLGLDEYLDRKPAQLSGGQRQRVAMGRAIVRRPKVFLMDEPLSNLDAKLRVQMRGEIARLQKDLGVTTVYVTHDQTEAMTLGDRVVVMRKGVIQQAGSPDELYRNPRNLFVAGFIGSPSMNFVPGRLIDRTTVATGFGDIRLPEELAALATRATGESVILGIRPEDFDDAYLVDPAVADRGTTIEVTLDMVESTGADRFIHFRAPERHAPADHLREAAQDAGVDDLGGELVARVTNASQVRPGMQMNLWFDPRSLHLFDGESGDSLRQETVS
- a CDS encoding siderophore ABC transporter substrate-binding protein, translating into MAKIRHSLVAAVAAAGLLLTACSSTDDTSTDASASNAAAAESTITVEDNYGTQEITLPVEKVVATDNRSFEILDSWGVELVAAPKQLVPFTVENYKNDEGIIDLGTHREPNLEALAAAQPDLVVNGQRFAQHHDDIVKLAPEAAVVEFEPREGEPLDAELKRQVTELGKIFGKESEAEQLVADFDEALERAKAAYDPEQNVMAVNVSGGTIGYIAPSVGRTFGPIFDLLGLTPALEVTDASSNHQGDDISVEAIADANPDWLLVLDRDGGTNTRGTDEYIAATEVIENSDPLRNVTAIRDGKVVYAPEDTYTNESIITYTEILNDLADAFEAKN
- a CDS encoding VOC family protein; this encodes MKLELLFLPTTDLDATLATYRDLGFEEVWREGDSTAAITLPGSEVQIMLDSNDPTAVAGPMLVVDNVQTFHDARPAALEVLQAPAEIPDGFMATYRDAGGTTIYVLDQSTAG
- a CDS encoding TetR/AcrR family transcriptional regulator; translated protein: MREWIPISTSPKGRLALAAVNEFGARPFGDVTVGELAAAADVTTGAIYHHFGSKLGLYAFVRRDVERRLIDRMEGAAEFARQHAVRAALQVGFDFATGQGFLHLLAQPPLGAEDDLLVEMLHQLLAPRKEPVGQVLAAGWRAALLAVAGGVSVNDARDALSALNY
- a CDS encoding sugar ABC transporter substrate-binding protein; protein product: MTPGFDRRSFLKLAGLTAVTSGLAACGSAGSGASGAAPLLGGTRPLTIWASQYEVPGLEKVAERFSADTGVDIRVIQRNYNGQMLSDFLTQVPTGEGPDLIVAPHDVLGQVVNNGAVSPLDLINPEETFVDIALQAVTYDGRYYGVPFIIENVALLRNNEMTRHTPTDFDDLLREGHRLMDEGVAQYPFTTSQSEASGDPYHLYPIQSSFGAEVFERDADGAYTAELGMGGEEGRAFATYLAELGRNRDLIITMTPDISKQAFIDGESPYFIAGPWNLPDIQAAGMDIEVLSVPSAGGQPAVPFVGVSSFMVNANSASPLAARDLALNYLSERDVQLELFANNQRPPANTEALAGMGDPVLAEYARIAQEDGAPMPSIPAMGAVWNFWGSTQNGIVTGAGDPTTLWDTMITNIERAIDA